From a region of the Paenibacillus lutimineralis genome:
- a CDS encoding serine/threonine protein kinase, whose product MTTSSKWTLPPGTIVTGRWKGERYLIQRLLGQGANGVVYLVKQMKSSRLYALKMGFDTIDLQSEINVLKALQRRKRKIGSTGKRDLSYLVEVDDYSLEGKEIPFYVMRYVKGEPLRAFLAQQGSRWLNVAGYSLLQQLEGLHGLGFTFGDLKPENVLVSPYGEVELIDYGGVSENGRSVRQFTEWYDRGYWGAGGRTAEPSYDLFSFAVVCIHLLAEAPLKEVATGLPQTRSKGDLLAIVQGEASLQPYRKWLERALEGKFRSTAEARQLWREQVQKQVMQRKAKSPTPAWMMGAFTLSLLLLLCALFFTFWN is encoded by the coding sequence GTGACTACGTCGTCTAAATGGACCCTGCCGCCAGGAACGATTGTGACCGGCCGCTGGAAGGGTGAACGCTATTTGATTCAGCGTCTGCTTGGACAAGGCGCCAACGGGGTCGTCTATTTGGTGAAGCAGATGAAGAGCTCAAGACTGTACGCACTCAAAATGGGCTTCGACACGATCGACCTACAATCGGAAATCAACGTGCTTAAGGCGCTGCAGCGGAGAAAACGCAAGATCGGTTCAACAGGAAAAAGGGATCTCTCATATCTGGTAGAGGTAGATGATTACTCTCTAGAAGGCAAGGAGATTCCTTTCTACGTTATGCGCTATGTGAAGGGTGAGCCGCTGCGGGCATTCCTGGCACAACAGGGGAGCAGATGGTTGAATGTCGCCGGTTATTCGCTGCTGCAGCAGCTGGAAGGGCTGCATGGCCTGGGATTCACGTTCGGGGACTTGAAGCCGGAGAATGTGCTCGTCTCGCCTTATGGCGAGGTGGAGCTAATTGACTACGGCGGAGTCAGCGAGAATGGCCGCAGCGTGCGACAGTTTACAGAATGGTACGATCGCGGTTACTGGGGCGCGGGGGGAAGGACGGCAGAACCTTCCTATGATCTGTTCTCATTCGCGGTCGTATGCATTCATTTGCTGGCAGAGGCTCCACTTAAGGAGGTCGCCACCGGCTTGCCGCAGACACGGAGCAAGGGCGACTTGCTGGCGATCGTGCAGGGCGAGGCGTCCCTGCAGCCTTACCGCAAATGGCTCGAGCGAGCGTTAGAGGGGAAATTCCGCAGCACTGCGGAGGCCCGCCAACTATGGAGAGAACAGGTACAGAAGCAAGTTATGCAGCGTAAGGCCAAATCACCGACACCAGCGTGGATGATGGGGGCTTTTACGCTATCTTTACTTTTACTTCTCTGTGCTTTGTTTTTCACATTCTGGAATTAG